The following are encoded in a window of Micropterus dolomieu isolate WLL.071019.BEF.003 ecotype Adirondacks unplaced genomic scaffold, ASM2129224v1 contig_12226, whole genome shotgun sequence genomic DNA:
- the LOC123966015 gene encoding excitatory amino acid transporter 5-like, translated as MRMLKMLILPLITSSLMSGLSSMESKACCRIGVLTVTYYLWTTFIAVVVGIVLVLIIKPGVGTEMESHRLGAGPVMTSADALLDLIRNMVPSNIIEATFQQYKTDLVPILKVPTRTIQPNFVYVVPHESGPEGRTVYLELTPPPEIMYKTSPGSSQQMNVLGIVIFSATMGLLLGRMGERGAPLVNVCQCINECVMKIINAAVW; from the exons ATGAGGATGCTGAAGATGCTCATTCTTCCCCTCATCACGTCCAG TTTGATGTCGGGTCTGTCGTCGATGGAGTCGAAGGCGTGCTGTCGTATCGGCGTCCTGACCGTCACCTACTACCTGTGGACCACCTTCATCGCCGTGGTCGTCGGCATCGTGCTCGTCCTCATCATCAAACCCGGCGTGGGGACGGAGATGGAGAGTCACCGGCTGGGAGCGGGGCCCGTCATGACCTCGGCCGACGCCCTGCTCGACCTCATCAG GAACATGGTTCCCTCTAATATAATCGAGGCCACGTTTCAGCAG taCAAAACGGACCTGGTTCCCATCCTCAAAGTCCCGACCAGAACCATCCAGCCAAACTTCGTGTACGTGGTCCCCCACGAGAGCGGCCCCGAAGGTCGCACGGTGTACCTGGAGCTGACGCCGCCCCCGGAGATCATGTACAAGACGAGTCCCGGCAGCAGCCAGCAGATGAACGTCCTCGGCATCGTCATCTTCTCCGCCACCATGG GCCTGTTGCTGGGCAGAATGGGAGAGCGAGGAGCTCCACTGGTCAACGTCTGTCAGTGTATCAACGAGTGCGTAATGAAGATCATCAACGCTGCCGTCTGGTGA